A genomic window from Streptomyces sp. NBC_01429 includes:
- the fxsT gene encoding FxSxx-COOH system tetratricopeptide repeat protein — protein MPGAHKQVGATGPQVVTISFAGFNRAWAAWIGDRLERRGLSVVYQRWDPPDDITLEECLRDLLLAPGPVLVVLSDWYFQLGPRSHDEWNTALRQVVAADPGRFAAVTVTTSALPSATTVFAAADLTTVGESEAERRVLTRLGLSTEPPPAHGDPRRGPRYPADIPDVWGGVPRRNTRFTGREALLGDAYDGLQQAGRGAGVVTLHGMSGVGKTQLAAEYVYRFGAEYDVVWWVAADKRVTCRQRLAELAPALGLSTGVEYGERLRAARDALRRGDPYSRWLLVLDGADEPDQIWDLVPTGPGHVLITARNPEWGEHNSTLMEVPVYDREESVAFVRRRAPRLTYREAAQLAVALEDLPLLLDQTAGWLNDSDMSVDQYIELLRGGIDQDVVRVSADFPLAFQTGWSILLNKLRETVPESVDLLRLCTFFAPGAIPVRLVRDLPADTLPEKLRGLVDDPVRWTRAINKLRQYAVVRAAGVGEREVRDQVGETGTGSAGDTLYMHRMVHQIVHQDMPAQDHQDFIEVVRRALVAADPGRPTDTRLWPRYAEITPHLKWADVLKSTDPGVHALVLNCLRYMYLSGEYKAGINLGRRAMAAWRRLLGDTHARIWDLSYHYANLMRAVGDYAGTEAIERAAAEHLRAERGPQDLEYLRAAGGLAADLRGLGRYDEAYEISGRLVASYRELLGEQDSRTLNAQNNLAVTLRLFGRYQESLDLNRRTLEARRLLLRPRHSWTLFSEINYATDLRLLGRYNEAESLQSQSVRVHRIVMGRDNPQTLRAEHNLALCHYRSGERGRAAALFTQVLESCERVLGEHDPLTMMFAASQSCFAREHGDIDQAREISEKVVSGYLDMLGEGHPFLAGTRANHALILRNVGERDQAHVQMENSLTDMARAVGERHPWTLGCAINASALRNLVGDPEGAAELTGDTIARATETLGRTHPLTLSARIAHAADLRALRDRQRAEKVEGEALDDLVATLGAQHVHTVTARSRNRPYWDFEPPIV, from the coding sequence ATGCCCGGAGCACACAAGCAAGTTGGAGCCACCGGGCCGCAGGTTGTCACCATCAGTTTCGCCGGGTTCAACCGGGCCTGGGCAGCCTGGATCGGGGACCGCCTGGAGCGGCGCGGCCTCTCGGTCGTCTACCAGCGGTGGGACCCGCCGGACGACATCACACTGGAGGAGTGCCTGCGCGATCTGCTGCTCGCGCCCGGCCCCGTCCTCGTCGTCCTCAGCGACTGGTACTTCCAGCTCGGCCCGCGCAGCCACGACGAGTGGAACACCGCCCTGCGCCAGGTGGTGGCCGCCGACCCCGGCCGGTTCGCCGCCGTCACCGTCACCACCTCCGCGCTGCCCAGCGCCACCACCGTCTTCGCCGCCGCCGATCTGACCACCGTCGGTGAGTCGGAGGCCGAGCGGCGCGTGCTCACCCGCCTCGGGCTGTCCACCGAACCGCCGCCCGCGCACGGCGACCCCCGGCGCGGACCGCGCTACCCGGCCGACATCCCCGACGTATGGGGCGGCGTGCCCCGCCGCAACACCCGTTTCACCGGCCGCGAGGCACTGCTAGGCGACGCGTACGACGGGCTCCAGCAGGCCGGCCGGGGCGCCGGAGTGGTCACCCTCCACGGCATGTCGGGCGTGGGCAAGACCCAGCTCGCCGCCGAGTACGTGTACCGCTTCGGCGCCGAGTACGACGTCGTGTGGTGGGTCGCCGCCGACAAGCGCGTCACCTGCCGCCAGCGGCTCGCCGAACTCGCCCCGGCGCTGGGCCTGTCCACCGGCGTCGAATACGGCGAACGGCTGCGCGCCGCCCGCGACGCGCTGCGCCGGGGCGACCCGTACAGCCGCTGGCTGCTGGTCCTCGACGGCGCCGACGAGCCCGACCAGATCTGGGACCTGGTGCCGACCGGACCGGGCCATGTGCTGATCACCGCCCGCAACCCGGAGTGGGGCGAGCACAACAGCACCCTGATGGAGGTCCCGGTCTACGACCGCGAGGAGTCCGTGGCGTTCGTCCGCCGCCGCGCCCCGCGCCTCACCTACCGGGAGGCGGCGCAGCTCGCCGTCGCGCTGGAGGACCTGCCGCTGCTGCTCGACCAGACGGCCGGCTGGCTCAACGACTCCGACATGTCCGTCGACCAGTACATCGAGCTGCTCAGGGGCGGCATCGACCAGGACGTCGTACGGGTCTCCGCAGACTTCCCGCTCGCCTTCCAGACCGGCTGGTCGATACTGCTCAACAAGCTCCGCGAGACCGTCCCCGAATCCGTGGACCTGCTGCGCCTGTGCACGTTCTTCGCGCCGGGCGCCATCCCCGTACGGCTGGTGCGCGACCTGCCCGCCGACACCCTCCCGGAGAAGCTCCGGGGCCTGGTCGACGACCCGGTGCGCTGGACCCGCGCGATCAACAAGCTCCGGCAGTACGCGGTGGTGCGCGCCGCCGGGGTCGGCGAGCGCGAGGTCAGGGACCAGGTGGGCGAGACCGGGACAGGATCGGCCGGCGACACCCTCTACATGCACCGCATGGTCCACCAGATCGTCCACCAGGACATGCCCGCCCAGGACCACCAGGACTTCATCGAGGTCGTCCGCCGCGCCCTGGTCGCCGCCGACCCCGGCCGCCCCACCGACACCCGGCTGTGGCCCCGGTACGCGGAGATCACCCCGCATCTGAAGTGGGCCGACGTCCTCAAGAGCACCGACCCCGGGGTGCACGCCCTGGTCCTCAACTGTCTGCGCTACATGTACCTGTCCGGCGAGTACAAGGCCGGCATCAACCTCGGCAGACGCGCCATGGCGGCCTGGAGGCGGCTCCTCGGCGACACCCACGCGAGGATCTGGGACCTCAGCTACCACTACGCCAATCTGATGCGCGCCGTCGGCGACTACGCGGGCACCGAGGCCATCGAGCGCGCCGCCGCCGAACATCTGCGCGCCGAGCGCGGCCCGCAGGACCTGGAGTACCTGCGCGCGGCGGGCGGACTCGCCGCCGACCTGCGCGGCCTCGGCCGCTACGACGAGGCGTACGAGATCTCCGGCCGGCTCGTCGCCTCGTACCGCGAACTCCTCGGCGAACAGGACTCCCGCACCCTCAACGCGCAGAACAACCTGGCCGTCACCCTGCGGCTGTTCGGCCGGTACCAGGAGTCCCTCGACCTCAACCGGCGCACCCTGGAGGCCCGTCGGCTGCTGCTGCGCCCGCGCCACAGCTGGACCCTCTTCTCGGAGATCAACTACGCCACCGACCTGCGGCTCCTCGGCCGCTACAACGAGGCGGAGTCGCTCCAGTCGCAGAGCGTCCGGGTCCACCGCATCGTGATGGGCCGGGACAACCCGCAGACGCTGCGCGCCGAGCACAACCTGGCGCTGTGCCACTACCGTTCGGGCGAACGCGGCAGGGCGGCCGCGCTGTTCACCCAGGTCCTGGAGAGCTGCGAACGGGTCCTGGGCGAACACGACCCGCTGACCATGATGTTCGCCGCCTCCCAGAGCTGCTTCGCCCGCGAGCACGGCGACATCGACCAGGCCAGGGAGATAAGCGAGAAGGTCGTCTCCGGCTATCTGGACATGCTCGGCGAGGGCCACCCCTTCCTCGCGGGCACCCGCGCCAACCACGCGCTGATCCTGCGCAACGTCGGCGAGCGCGACCAGGCCCACGTCCAGATGGAGAACTCCCTGACCGACATGGCGCGGGCGGTGGGGGAGCGCCACCCCTGGACGCTGGGCTGCGCCATCAACGCCTCCGCGCTGCGCAACCTCGTGGGCGACCCGGAGGGCGCCGCCGAGCTGACCGGCGACACCATCGCCCGCGCCACCGAGACCCTCGGCCGCACCCACCCGCTGACGCTCTCCGCCCGGATCGCCCACGCGGCGGACCTGCGGGCGCTGCGGGACCGGCAGCGCGCCGAGAAGGTCGAGGGGGAGGCGCTGGACGACCTGGTGGCGACGCTGGGCGCGCAGCATGTCCATACGGTCACGGCCCGCTCCCGCAACCGCCCGTACTGGGACTTCGAACCGCCGATCGTCTGA
- a CDS encoding SAV_2336 N-terminal domain-related protein gives MPDITERPGPDSEPDPGRGHARTDGPEGRPARAGGAGPLPPYDATLLTALVERLRHAGLDPDAEQLCDALWLAGWTGRGRRAPQGGDGSGDGLRAEPRAPGTGGEPGAPVPGGDSGGDPGAAPGSGPADEPAGPGDSGDDERPVTLYPMPRSGRKRAQSPGALTGRPLGVPVAPALPAPLELQRALRPLQRYRPAVPPSRRTLDEVATVELSARAGGLIIPVFRGVSRADALLQLVLDASSSMRVWERLFTELQEIFGQLGAFRDVQVRYLHQGPEGAPAVSRSPDPAAAPLSSADRLSDPTGRRVTVVVSDCAGPLWHSGRAHRLLHQLGRQAPIAVLQPLPQRMWNRTRLPVTYGLLSRGEGPGGAAVLKVDAATAPAVRPGSLAIPVLPPVAGALGAWARLLSGTGAGRISGAVGWVRADQPPAPVPRPGSPLSSLQLVSRFRSAASPVAGQLAVYLAAAPLYLPVMQLVQRTMLPDSGPSELAEVLLSGLLSRAKGNSPDDEPWYEFAPGVQEALLGPLGRDEAVLVLKHCSEYIEQRFGRGGPNFPAMVLAQLEDARRGPIHPGAAEEGDGLDELYESAALDGERDGDREQRVPHPFAEVARRVLDQFIPQAPPDETEPVVNAAVESARELLRQFDSDGMVQYLIDAVQLLRTATEHEEPGGFDPALWAEFARCLLRLWEVQGSGELLTEAERAAERAVAHPRAVRERAVLAKVLHAAADDRRRRGDRRGALELLRRADREYTVAGAALGLDPAEVLRLTLDRVRALETQWLLGGDTALLQSAIGMLEAFADVWPDQENRPAGLPLAHGRTLLRLSGATSDTEQAQLYAEQAARSLRKALAPGDHTIGGQARIQLDLVDALLRSGEGLEEAGRLIEQSLATVRDERLLASLRTRAARLRIARYERAGEAGGAGDATDLEEAAEYFALAARGTARDSRAHADLLAEWGSALLTRAGLPDGGPYTGAAVRVLRDCRTETVTGTARQAERLLMLGQALMLRHGINDDRVDLREAEHLFGLAAQEARDPLTAARCWLELGRSHVEAHRSLRRPARLDDAAEAFRDAADAARTAEAELDNPRQLLEAVQLRAEAHRQRGMTYEEAGRPRAAREAYRAAHAEWRRLPDGGGEAARLTTDRLAELER, from the coding sequence ATGCCCGACATCACGGAACGGCCCGGCCCGGACAGCGAGCCGGACCCGGGACGCGGGCATGCCCGGACCGACGGGCCGGAGGGGCGCCCGGCGCGGGCGGGCGGTGCCGGGCCGCTCCCGCCGTACGACGCGACCCTGCTGACCGCGCTGGTCGAGCGGCTGCGCCACGCCGGACTCGACCCGGACGCCGAACAGCTCTGCGACGCCCTGTGGCTGGCCGGCTGGACCGGCCGCGGCCGGCGGGCGCCGCAGGGCGGCGACGGGAGCGGCGACGGGCTCCGGGCCGAGCCGCGCGCCCCGGGCACCGGCGGGGAGCCGGGCGCACCGGTTCCCGGGGGCGACTCCGGCGGCGATCCGGGCGCCGCTCCCGGAAGCGGCCCTGCGGACGAGCCCGCCGGGCCGGGGGACTCCGGCGACGACGAACGCCCGGTCACGCTCTACCCCATGCCGCGCTCCGGCCGTAAGCGGGCGCAGTCGCCCGGCGCGCTGACCGGGCGCCCGCTGGGCGTGCCGGTGGCGCCCGCGCTGCCCGCGCCGCTCGAACTCCAGCGCGCGCTACGGCCACTCCAGCGATACCGGCCCGCCGTGCCTCCCTCGCGCCGTACCCTTGACGAGGTGGCGACCGTAGAGCTGAGCGCCCGAGCCGGCGGGCTGATCATCCCGGTGTTCCGCGGGGTCTCGCGGGCGGACGCGCTCCTTCAACTCGTGCTGGACGCGTCGTCGTCGATGCGTGTATGGGAACGGCTGTTCACCGAACTCCAGGAGATCTTCGGCCAGTTGGGCGCCTTCAGGGATGTCCAGGTGCGCTATCTGCACCAGGGGCCCGAAGGGGCGCCCGCCGTCAGCCGCAGCCCCGACCCCGCCGCCGCGCCGCTCAGCTCCGCCGACCGGCTCAGCGATCCGACCGGCCGCCGCGTCACCGTCGTCGTCAGCGACTGCGCCGGTCCGCTGTGGCACAGCGGGCGCGCCCACCGGCTGCTGCACCAGCTGGGCCGCCAGGCCCCCATCGCCGTCCTGCAACCGCTGCCGCAGCGCATGTGGAACCGCACCCGGCTGCCCGTCACCTACGGACTGCTCTCCCGGGGCGAGGGACCCGGCGGCGCCGCCGTCCTGAAGGTCGACGCGGCCACGGCGCCCGCCGTACGGCCCGGTTCGCTCGCCATCCCCGTACTGCCGCCGGTCGCGGGCGCGCTCGGCGCCTGGGCCCGGCTGCTGTCGGGCACCGGCGCGGGACGGATCTCCGGCGCGGTCGGCTGGGTGCGCGCCGACCAGCCCCCGGCGCCGGTGCCGCGCCCGGGCAGCCCGCTGTCCTCGCTCCAGCTCGTCAGCCGCTTCCGCTCGGCCGCCTCGCCGGTCGCGGGCCAGCTCGCCGTCTATCTCGCCGCAGCCCCGCTCTATCTGCCGGTGATGCAGCTCGTACAGCGGACGATGCTGCCCGACTCGGGCCCCTCCGAACTCGCCGAGGTGCTGCTCAGCGGGCTGCTCTCGCGCGCCAAGGGCAACAGCCCGGACGACGAGCCGTGGTACGAGTTCGCCCCCGGCGTCCAGGAGGCGCTGCTCGGCCCGCTGGGCCGCGACGAGGCGGTGCTCGTCCTCAAACACTGCTCGGAGTACATAGAGCAGAGATTCGGCAGGGGCGGCCCGAACTTCCCCGCCATGGTCCTCGCCCAGCTGGAGGACGCCCGGCGCGGCCCGATCCACCCGGGCGCCGCAGAGGAGGGCGACGGTCTCGACGAGCTGTACGAGAGCGCCGCCCTCGACGGTGAGCGGGACGGCGACCGCGAACAGCGCGTCCCGCACCCCTTCGCCGAGGTCGCCCGGCGCGTCCTGGACCAGTTCATCCCGCAGGCGCCGCCCGACGAGACCGAGCCCGTCGTCAACGCGGCGGTGGAGAGCGCCCGCGAGCTGCTGCGCCAGTTCGACTCCGACGGCATGGTGCAGTACCTGATCGACGCCGTACAGCTGCTGCGGACCGCCACCGAACACGAGGAGCCCGGCGGCTTCGACCCGGCCCTGTGGGCGGAGTTCGCCCGCTGTCTGCTGCGGCTCTGGGAGGTCCAGGGCAGCGGCGAACTCCTCACCGAGGCCGAGCGCGCGGCCGAGCGGGCCGTCGCCCACCCCCGGGCCGTACGTGAACGGGCCGTCCTGGCCAAGGTGCTGCACGCGGCGGCCGACGACCGGCGCAGGCGCGGCGACCGGCGCGGCGCCCTGGAGCTGCTGCGCCGCGCCGACCGCGAGTACACCGTCGCCGGCGCGGCCCTAGGGCTCGACCCCGCCGAGGTGCTGCGGCTCACCCTGGACCGGGTCCGCGCCCTGGAGACCCAGTGGCTGCTCGGCGGCGACACCGCGCTGCTCCAGAGCGCGATCGGGATGCTGGAGGCGTTCGCCGACGTCTGGCCCGACCAGGAGAACCGGCCCGCCGGGCTGCCGCTGGCCCACGGCAGGACCCTGCTGCGGCTCTCGGGCGCGACGAGCGACACCGAACAGGCCCAGCTCTACGCGGAACAGGCCGCGCGCTCACTGCGCAAGGCGCTCGCCCCCGGCGACCACACCATCGGCGGCCAGGCCCGGATCCAGCTCGACCTGGTGGACGCGCTGCTGCGCTCAGGGGAGGGCCTGGAGGAGGCAGGACGGCTGATCGAGCAGTCGCTGGCGACCGTACGGGACGAGCGGCTGCTCGCTTCGCTCAGGACCCGGGCGGCCCGGCTGCGGATCGCCCGCTACGAGCGCGCGGGCGAGGCGGGCGGCGCCGGGGACGCGACGGATCTGGAGGAGGCGGCCGAGTACTTCGCCCTCGCGGCGCGCGGCACCGCGCGCGACTCCCGGGCCCACGCCGACCTGCTCGCCGAGTGGGGCAGCGCCCTGCTGACCCGCGCCGGACTCCCGGACGGCGGGCCGTACACGGGCGCGGCGGTGCGGGTGCTGCGCGACTGCCGTACGGAGACGGTGACCGGCACGGCGCGGCAGGCGGAGCGGCTGCTGATGCTGGGTCAGGCGCTGATGCTCCGGCACGGGATCAACGACGACCGGGTGGACCTGCGGGAGGCGGAGCATCTGTTCGGACTGGCCGCCCAGGAGGCGCGCGACCCGCTGACCGCCGCCCGCTGCTGGCTGGAGCTGGGCCGTTCGCATGTCGAGGCGCACCGCAGCCTGCGCCGGCCCGCCCGGCTGGACGACGCCGCCGAGGCGTTCCGGGACGCGGCGGACGCGGCCAGGACGGCCGAAGCGGAACTGGACAATCCGCGCCAACTTCTGGAAGCCGTGCAGTTACGTGCAGAGGCCCACCGTCAACGGGGTATGACCTATGAGGAGGCGGGCCGCCCCCGGGCCGCGCGCGAGGCGTACCGGGCGGCGCACGCGGAGTGGCGCAGGCTGCCGGACGGCGGCGGCGAGGCGGCGAGGCTGACCACGGACAGGCTGGCCGAGCTGGAGCGCTGA
- the fxsA gene encoding FxSxx-COOH cyclophane-containing RiPP peptide — protein sequence MSEGVERGGQTRRGWQDEARGPNGAERPERAEAERPPPALPDLLALDLAALRTLDHPVLAEILTDLRGRSEQPKETLWGFNNAF from the coding sequence ATGAGCGAAGGCGTGGAGCGCGGCGGGCAGACGCGTCGCGGGTGGCAGGACGAAGCGCGGGGACCGAACGGGGCGGAGCGGCCGGAGCGGGCCGAGGCGGAGCGGCCGCCACCGGCCCTGCCCGATCTGCTCGCCCTCGACCTGGCGGCGCTGCGCACCCTCGACCACCCCGTACTGGCCGAGATCCTGACCGATCTGCGCGGCCGGAGCGAGCAGCCGAAGGAGACGCTCTGGGGGTTCAACAACGCGTTCTGA
- a CDS encoding AAA family ATPase codes for MSEPSEWLIYRGAGEPHGGITQLPPPPPWRDFAGRGAANGDGAGDGAATGDGAAAGDAATDGSADRRLGGYRHEAELHRPGAEELEMINAALYLRRPLLVTGSPGAGKSTLAHSVAHELGLGRVLRWPIVSRSALQDGLYHYDAIARLQDVQLAAHGAAAGVDTTAGHDPSADIGSYIRLGPLGTALLPSDQPRVLLIDELDKSDIDLPNDLLNVLEEGEFGIPELERIADRLPDGEAEVLTDDGRKVKVKGGRVQCRAFPFVVLTSNGERDFPAPLMRRCIHLRLGRPDHQRLATFVRAHLGDEAARVGNDLIAHFLERSRSELISTDQLLNAIYLTDAAAPAGRDRLADLIIQRLDRPR; via the coding sequence ATGAGTGAACCGAGCGAGTGGCTCATCTACCGAGGAGCGGGCGAACCGCACGGCGGCATCACCCAGTTGCCCCCGCCGCCGCCCTGGCGCGACTTCGCGGGCCGGGGCGCGGCGAACGGCGACGGGGCGGGTGACGGTGCCGCGACCGGTGACGGTGCCGCGGCCGGTGACGCCGCGACCGACGGTTCCGCCGACCGCCGGCTCGGCGGCTACCGGCACGAGGCGGAGCTGCACCGCCCCGGCGCCGAGGAGCTGGAGATGATCAACGCGGCGCTCTACCTGCGGCGCCCGCTGCTCGTCACCGGCAGCCCCGGCGCGGGCAAGTCCACCCTGGCCCACTCGGTCGCGCACGAACTGGGGCTCGGCCGCGTGCTGCGCTGGCCCATCGTCAGCAGGTCGGCCCTCCAGGACGGTCTCTACCACTACGACGCGATCGCCCGCCTCCAGGACGTCCAGCTCGCCGCGCACGGCGCGGCGGCCGGGGTGGACACGACGGCGGGCCACGATCCGTCGGCGGACATCGGCAGTTACATCAGGCTCGGCCCGCTGGGCACCGCCCTGCTCCCCTCCGACCAGCCGCGCGTCCTGCTCATCGACGAGCTGGACAAGAGCGACATCGATCTGCCGAACGACCTCCTCAACGTGCTGGAGGAGGGCGAGTTCGGCATCCCCGAGCTGGAGCGGATCGCCGACCGGCTGCCGGACGGCGAGGCCGAGGTCCTCACCGACGACGGCAGGAAGGTCAAGGTCAAGGGCGGCCGGGTGCAGTGCCGCGCCTTCCCCTTCGTCGTCCTCACCAGCAACGGCGAGCGCGACTTCCCGGCGCCGCTGATGCGCCGCTGTATCCATCTGCGGCTCGGCCGCCCCGACCACCAGCGGCTCGCGACCTTCGTACGGGCGCACCTCGGCGACGAGGCCGCGCGCGTCGGCAACGACCTGATCGCGCACTTCCTGGAGCGCTCGCGCAGCGAACTGATCTCCACCGACCAGCTGCTGAACGCGATCTATCTCACCGACGCGGCCGCCCCGGCCGGCCGTGACCGTCTCGCCGACCTGATCATCCAGCGACTCGACCGGCCGAGGTGA
- a CDS encoding FxsB family cyclophane-forming radical SAM/SPASM peptide maturase, whose translation MGGRDVTRPRGTAAPVGVRRPVPFGQFIVKVHGRCNLACRYCYLYAGPDRGWRARPAAASPEVLERAATRIAEHAAAHGLRDLALVLHGGEPLLAGADRLAAFARDVRERAGAGRTVAVTVQTNGTLLTERRTATLARHAIRVGISLDGGRAAHNTLRTDHAGRPSWPAAARGARLLATHHPQAYAGILTVVDPRTDPVEMYESLLELRPPAIDLLLPHGNWTSPPPGLPAHRLGDPGRPTPYGDWLTTVFDRWWRAGHRETRIRLFEECLALLLGLPGATESLGLDPLNAVVVETDGAIEQVDSLKSAYDTAAATGLDVFRHTFDDALRHPGIAARQAGAAALADGCRACPLLTVCGGGHYAHRYRAGEGFRHPSVYCADLDRLIRHVAAALAGAAGAAGVAGAVR comes from the coding sequence ATGGGGGGTAGGGACGTGACTCGACCGCGCGGCACGGCAGCGCCCGTGGGCGTCCGACGTCCCGTGCCCTTCGGCCAGTTCATCGTGAAGGTGCACGGCCGCTGCAACCTCGCCTGCCGCTACTGCTACCTGTACGCGGGCCCCGACCGCGGCTGGCGCGCCCGCCCCGCCGCCGCGTCGCCCGAGGTGCTGGAGCGCGCCGCGACCCGTATCGCCGAGCACGCCGCCGCCCACGGACTGCGCGACCTCGCCCTCGTCCTGCACGGCGGCGAACCGCTGCTCGCGGGCGCCGACCGGCTGGCCGCCTTCGCGCGGGACGTACGGGAGCGGGCCGGAGCGGGCCGTACGGTCGCCGTCACCGTGCAGACCAACGGCACCCTGCTCACCGAGCGCCGCACCGCCACCCTCGCCCGGCACGCGATCCGCGTCGGCATCAGCCTCGACGGCGGCCGGGCCGCCCACAACACCCTGCGCACCGACCACGCGGGCCGCCCCTCCTGGCCCGCCGCCGCACGCGGCGCCCGGCTGCTCGCCACGCACCACCCGCAGGCGTACGCGGGCATCCTCACCGTCGTCGACCCGCGCACCGACCCCGTCGAGATGTACGAGTCGCTGCTCGAACTGCGCCCGCCCGCGATCGACCTGCTGCTCCCGCACGGCAACTGGACCAGCCCGCCGCCCGGCCTGCCCGCGCACCGGCTCGGCGACCCCGGCCGCCCCACCCCGTACGGCGACTGGCTGACCACCGTCTTCGACCGCTGGTGGCGGGCCGGGCACCGGGAGACCAGGATCCGGCTCTTCGAGGAGTGCCTCGCGCTGCTGCTGGGACTGCCCGGCGCCACCGAATCGCTCGGACTCGACCCCCTCAACGCCGTCGTGGTCGAGACGGACGGCGCGATCGAACAGGTCGACTCCCTCAAATCCGCCTACGACACGGCCGCCGCCACCGGACTCGACGTCTTCCGCCACACCTTCGACGACGCGCTGCGCCACCCCGGGATCGCCGCCCGCCAGGCCGGCGCTGCGGCGCTCGCCGACGGCTGCCGCGCCTGCCCGCTGCTCACGGTGTGCGGCGGCGGCCACTACGCCCACCGCTACCGCGCCGGGGAGGGCTTCAGGCACCCGTCCGTCTACTGCGCCGACCTCGACCGGCTGATCCGCCATGTCGCCGCCGCCCTCGCGGGAGCCGCGGGAGCCGCAGGAGTCGCGGGAGCCGTCCGGTGA
- a CDS encoding aKG-HExxH-type peptide beta-hydroxylase, which yields MSPAVPERALRELGRTEGGTDALGLLVRDQHTRRLILLRALLDAAADAPAAVRPTAAAAGPREHWALLEAADRADRAAVRTVLLHPLTGPWAQRCLRGLTSPAPTPELAADLAHFGALAAAAAIRARLPFSARLTAPAGPLVLPTLGALRTGRGASSPLDITLADSRVTVRQAGAAPVVLEADGDGPRSEDPRWLPVLTLPPLRDGAPPVHLDDLDPYRVAAPGPQRHGLSAATGPDPAERAAWARLWALTGPALAAGGPHRPAEAAALLRCLVPLRPPPGSAPSGDGPAQCSATRREAFGAVLSSKPATAALLASTLVHELQHTKLAALSALVPLHHEDATPRHFAPWRSDLRPFDGLLQGAYSHLALADYWQRLALGAERLSRRDLAWAEHARCREQVGAVLPVLAGSGALTREGRVLVNEMIAVYHRLADSPPPAGHRARAEAYVRTARMIWRQRNGT from the coding sequence GTGAGCCCGGCCGTCCCCGAGCGGGCGCTGCGCGAACTCGGCCGCACCGAAGGCGGGACGGACGCCCTCGGGCTGCTCGTACGCGACCAGCACACCCGCCGGCTGATCCTGCTGCGCGCCCTGCTCGACGCGGCGGCCGACGCCCCGGCCGCCGTCCGCCCGACCGCGGCCGCCGCCGGGCCGCGCGAGCACTGGGCGCTGCTGGAGGCGGCCGACCGCGCCGACCGCGCCGCCGTACGCACCGTCCTGCTGCACCCGCTCACCGGACCCTGGGCCCAGCGCTGTCTGCGCGGGCTCACCTCCCCGGCGCCCACCCCGGAACTCGCCGCCGACCTGGCGCACTTCGGCGCGCTGGCCGCCGCCGCCGCGATCCGGGCCCGGCTGCCCTTCAGCGCGCGGCTCACCGCCCCCGCCGGGCCCCTCGTCCTGCCCACCCTGGGCGCGCTGCGCACCGGCCGGGGAGCATCGTCGCCCCTCGACATCACCCTGGCGGACTCGCGCGTGACGGTACGTCAGGCGGGCGCGGCGCCCGTCGTCCTGGAGGCGGACGGCGACGGCCCGCGCTCCGAGGACCCGCGCTGGCTGCCCGTGCTCACCCTGCCGCCGCTGCGGGACGGCGCGCCGCCCGTCCACCTCGACGACCTCGACCCGTACCGCGTCGCGGCCCCCGGCCCCCAGCGGCACGGGCTCTCCGCCGCCACCGGACCCGACCCGGCCGAGCGCGCGGCCTGGGCGCGGCTGTGGGCGCTGACCGGGCCCGCGCTGGCGGCCGGCGGCCCACACCGCCCCGCCGAGGCGGCGGCCCTGCTGCGCTGCCTCGTACCGCTGCGTCCGCCGCCCGGCTCCGCGCCCTCCGGCGACGGCCCCGCGCAGTGCAGCGCCACCCGCCGCGAGGCGTTCGGCGCGGTCCTCAGCAGCAAGCCCGCCACCGCCGCCCTCCTCGCCTCGACCCTCGTGCACGAACTCCAGCACACCAAACTCGCCGCCCTCAGCGCCCTCGTCCCGCTGCACCACGAGGACGCCACACCACGGCACTTCGCCCCCTGGCGCTCCGACCTGCGCCCCTTCGACGGACTCCTCCAGGGCGCCTACTCCCATCTCGCGCTCGCCGACTACTGGCAGCGGCTGGCCCTCGGCGCCGAGCGGCTCTCCCGGCGCGACCTGGCCTGGGCCGAGCACGCCCGCTGCCGCGAACAGGTCGGCGCCGTCCTGCCCGTACTCGCCGGCTCCGGCGCCCTGACCCGCGAGGGACGCGTGCTCGTCAACGAGATGATCGCCGTCTACCACCGGCTCGCCGACAGCCCGCCACCGGCCGGACACCGCGCCAGGGCCGAGGCATACGTGCGCACGGCACGGATGATCTGGCGCCAAAGGAACGGAACGTAA